Proteins encoded within one genomic window of Tautonia rosea:
- a CDS encoding UvrB/UvrC motif-containing protein, translating into MKCQKCSKPATYHITDLDPEAPGTFAVFHFCDEHALQHLAPAASQPESLPVGQLAKDLVSGSGSTLESSPADALSCPNCQISFAEFRSTGRLGCPYDYEVFRDELMPLLENIHGETRHSGKAPKRAPRTSRLQNTLIRLRNDLKRAIAAEDYEAAARLRDEIRTLEQEQGR; encoded by the coding sequence ATGAAATGCCAGAAGTGCTCCAAGCCGGCGACCTACCACATTACCGACCTCGACCCCGAGGCTCCGGGTACGTTCGCCGTCTTCCATTTTTGCGATGAGCACGCCTTGCAGCATCTCGCTCCCGCTGCATCTCAACCTGAAAGCCTCCCGGTCGGGCAGCTTGCCAAGGACCTGGTTTCCGGCTCCGGCTCGACGCTCGAATCCTCGCCGGCCGATGCCCTGAGCTGCCCGAACTGTCAGATCAGCTTTGCCGAATTTCGGAGCACCGGCCGCCTCGGTTGCCCTTACGATTACGAGGTCTTCCGAGATGAATTGATGCCCTTGCTCGAAAATATTCATGGCGAAACCCGCCATTCGGGGAAGGCTCCCAAGCGAGCGCCTCGAACGAGCCGACTCCAAAATACTCTGATCCGGCTGCGGAACGATCTGAAGCGCGCGATTGCCGCCGAAGATTACGAGGCCGCCGCCCGGCTTCGTGATGAGATCCGCACTCTCGAACAGGAGCAGGGGCGTTGA